ACTTCGAAGAAAATTGTTCCGAGACCTGACATCGAAGCAAGAACTAAAAGAACGTATTCTCTAGTATATCTTACAATATGGCCAACAGAGTCCGCAAAGTCACGTACCGTTTGCAAAGCTTTGTTGTGCTCATCAATAAATTCATCTTTAGATTTATTGGTTGCACCAGCCTCCCAGAATCTCTCAACAGTAGAAACGCGTACGAAAGACTGTACAACAGTTGGAAGAGAAGTCCAGTTGGCTGGGTTGTGATAAGACTGAAGTTGATAAAGAAGTCTTAGGATGTATGGTAAAAACGGTACTATCCGAGGTTTCCATAGTTCTTGTAACATTCTAAATTCATCATTGCCTTTGACGCTTTGCATGGAATAATGGATAAACATCCGGGTTGCACGGACCGGAAAGATAGTCTGCCAATGTTGCGTCAAATCTGCTTTTAGTTTTTTCCCATCTTCGTCCATTTGAATGGATAATAAGTCACTATTCTCATCAATATTCCGTTTCTGGAAATATTCTGCAATTTTTACTATACCCAACCTCTCAAGGAACCAAGGGAGGTCCGTTAGGCCGACAACTGTTCCTTTGTCCGACCAAGCAGCCAATTCTGGATCAACCAACTGTgcaaacttttcttctttgtttgGCAATCCAGACTTTAGAACAATTGTTAATAAAAATGACTTGAATGAAATAGTTTCATGGGAACTTAGTTTTGGTAATATACCTGCAACAACATTCTCTAGATCAGGATATATTGGTTCTAAAGAGGCAGGCATTAATAATGCCATACGATTAAGTTCAATACCACAGGCATACCTTAAATCACGAACTGCATCAGACTGCTGATTCTTTTCGTTCATATCGATTTCAGGGTATTCTAAGGTAGCAGTTGTAATGATTTTTTCAAGTAAAGTGAAGAGGACATTGTCTTTCAAAATAGTTAAAAATAATGCAAAGTTCTGAATTTGTTTCTTAAGGAGCAAAGGCTCTCTCAAATTCAATGCTAAAAGCTGATTGGATAGAGTTTCTACTTTCCCAAGAATCACATCAAGCTTTTGGTTGAAAGTGGCTTCATCGGTGTACCATATTTTCCATCGTATACAACCATTGATGAAACATTCCACAATCATAAACTGAGTCAGAGCACTCAAATATGGCTCTGATTTATGATCCAAATATGTAGCGCTTAATACTTGTTGTCCATATTGCGAGCTGAAGTATTTATTGAGTCTTTCACATAACCAATCGTAAGCAAAATCTAACTGAACACATGATATTAGACGGATTATATCTCTGAGCCTTTTTCTATAACTGGAACAGTAGTTTTCATACTCTGATGTAGATTGGAAGTCTACCTCCACAAAGTTCTTAGAGACGTGATCATCAATCTGTTCATAATATATCAATGCATTCCCTGCAAATTCTAATAAGTCAGGAATAACCAGTTTATCTAAAATCGGCAAGAAGTCATCATTTCTTAAACATGCACACCAAAGGTCCAATGATAGCCCACTGACTATTAGACTAGGGTTATAGGTAGTTTTTAAAACCAATTTCATATATGCCTCAATGTTCTGCAGATCTGATATTTTGAGAACACATGTGTATAAACAAGTAATCATATCAAcaaatttcttcattataGGGTATTTTGCTTCATCAACTCCTTCTGTAGGATCAAATTGGAGCTGTGAATATATAGTATCCATCAAGGTCATACTGTCAAAAACACGATTTACAATCAAATTGTAGTGATCTGTGTTACTATAAGGACGTGttagaagaatatgaatagAGTCCAAAGCAATCGATTGTGCCTTTGGGATATCCTTTGTGAGACATCTCAATAGTGCAGAGAATATATCGTTGGATATTATAACATCACTGAGTGGCCAATTTAgacaacttttcaatgtcTCTAATAATCTCACGATATATTGAG
This genomic interval from Kluyveromyces marxianus DMKU3-1042 DNA, complete genome, chromosome 4 contains the following:
- the MSN5 gene encoding karyopherin MSN5 — encoded protein: MDGLGASQVVTALEVIYDPKTENVKRVEAQKFLDEVKDREESPFWGYEIALNNPQNSILKHFGLGLLVNALKRNWSGYDEEKRLTLRKWIVELNYRVQPNDPRYIKEKLAFLWVEVAKRVWGEALKIEEPSQQQLEESWVDMDRCLTELWQMSEESRELALIIFRTLFEDTFLLEDVAILKRLPIIQPLCIMIVCPMEMFSAKYKYSGKWELFKSNPKGWFALFSEELNAALDVNNAQYIVRLLETLKSCLNWPLSDVIISNDIFSALLRCLTKDIPKAQSIALDSIHILLTRPYSNTDHYNLIVNRVFDSMTLMDTIYSQLQFDPTEGVDEAKYPIMKKFVDMITCLYTCVLKISDLQNIEAYMKLVLKTTYNPSLIVSGLSLDLWCACLRNDDFLPILDKLVIPDLLEFAGNALIYYEQIDDHVSKNFVEVDFQSTSEYENYCSSYRKRLRDIIRLISCVQLDFAYDWLCERLNKYFSSQYGQQVLSATYLDHKSEPYLSALTQFMIVECFINGCIRWKIWYTDEATFNQKLDVILGKVETLSNQLLALNLREPLLLKKQIQNFALFLTILKDNVLFTLLEKIITTATLEYPEIDMNEKNQQSDAVRDLRYACGIELNRMALLMPASLEPIYPDLENVVAGILPKLSSHETISFKSFLLTIVLKSGLPNKEEKFAQLVDPELAAWSDKGTVVGLTDLPWFLERLGIVKIAEYFQKRNIDENSDLLSIQMDEDGKKLKADLTQHWQTIFPVRATRMFIHYSMQSVKGNDEFRMLQELWKPRIVPFLPYILRLLYQLQSYHNPANWTSLPTVVQSFVRVSTVERFWEAGATNKSKDEFIDEHNKALQTVRDFADSVGHIVRYTREYVLLVLASMSGLGTIFFEVNDLANLIMDSIAIYTPDGEISPGVSTHGWKHIINVAVRPMLRNCPDECAPQFMSVFLPKLFKTLDLLLEKRWSAYSQSEVNPPPRDEDEMTEEILEENLLRQFTTVVVRLLIDSVGQVGSHAQASKMRVSVHQMKMRKIIFEDINILAPFLRLLNRLVSVRDSKCSFNSILILKSCLAETLAKDPEVDRFYTTEVVPNLILNVLTQRAFKDSFYEALYAFTVIFLTLSKEFDYFNQYLYDLSRGYNIEELYNTLKQVDNYKDQRVVAAEFIDWMKNIYGDQDDNHFSADQEAKIKQRREAVIARASEQLLGKNKPESNMFEDPNIEGDVLGGLFENN